In Megalops cyprinoides isolate fMegCyp1 chromosome 8, fMegCyp1.pri, whole genome shotgun sequence, the genomic stretch CCATCCTACCTGAACTTAATTTAACCCTACATGATAACTGTAAATGATGGTTCTAATAGAGTTGCATGACTTAAATTGCTTTAATCATTTTTGTCTACATCACACATTGTTTAATATTCAAACAATTTCATGCTCTAGAGAGAGTTATGATTTTCAAGCAATGTACAAGAAGAGTGGTGTATtgaaaatggacaaataaaGCATAGATTAGCTTTGTAGCTTTCCATAGCTTTTTCCACCACTGTATTGGAAACTTAAGGGACCACCTAGGTAAGACTTATTGGCAACAGTCGGCTCCATCTTGTCTTAAGTGTACATACAGAAGTGCCCAATGTAACAGTATGTGTAAACATACATACTTCAAGCATCCTTTAAGTGGTAAAAAGATACCCTTTAATGATACAATCAGgaacaaatattaaatttatttaccCTTTTCACACGTACGGTCagactggtgtgattagccgtttagtgcgtatgctaaaaccggtgcgattagaacaccagattggaaaaattctagctaattttagctttgaggaaacagcgatttaacactaaaaaatatagcaaatgtggcggtaaaactatgagaagcttaataacgctaatgaaaacataacgaaccatgtaacgtaacatgtgcgctacatagcataaaataagttacatgcgaaagggttaatagcagGTGCATAAAACCAGACAAAAATAGATTAAAGATAGAACTCATCCCATTTGTTCCTTGAGATTAGTATCAGTatgacaaaatgtaactgtGCAGGAGGTGTATAgatattaataaacaaacaactgctaagatgttgaaaatgtttggaTATTTCACTTTGAAACATTGGCATCCAATGTCCAAATCGAATAAATGTTGATTTGAGTTTGAAACTTGAGGCATTGGCCTTGTGAGCAAACGCAAACCAGTCTACCTTTCTGAACTCACAAGGTTTCTTACcccatgaaagcaatgactcAGAATttcaattatgttttaaatgtcaagAAATAGAAATAGGGGAACATACTGAAATATAGCACAACTTTAACCATGGTTTTGCTCTTATGCTTCTCTCTACTACAACACTCATGTTTCCTTTTTGAGTGTAAATGCttcattgtgtgcatttttggaTAGCCATCACTAGTGAGAAGTGAGTGCATGTGAGTACACGACAGTGAGCTGAGGACACCTCAGGAGCCTTGATGGGCCTTGTTCCCAGGTCAGGAGGTAAATGACAGGGCAATAAGGTGATGTCAGCTGTGAGCGCAGCATGTCTGCTCAAGTAGACAAGCAGGGAAACACAATGGGCTATGATGGTGGCGATGAAGGAGACCATCTCATTCACATttaggacagtgtgtgtgtgtgtgtgtgtgtgtgtgtgtgtgtgtgtgtgtgtatgtggtggtgatggtggtggtggtggtggtcagCTTGGCTCCAGcatctgtccctttctctccccagGTCAGGGGGAGGGGTTGTGGCCACATGAGATGGGGAAAATTCTGCCACTCtgggtgtagctccatcctttacaaaccgtaccaccgtgcttggtaccccaacagaagggtaccaaaaaccagtacgGGACAGTAAGCTTATTTTGGTACGATtcgcaacttttgatgatggaaacacaaataattgcgtACCGTACTGTACCAAACTGTACagtactgcttggtggaaatgcACCATCTGAGTTCTACTGGTCATGGCTGTAAAACTGGTTAAGTAATAATACTTATGGTTAAGTATTCCCATAATATGGCAGGGAGAAGATCAGGATGGGAATGCTCAGGAAAGTACCCTGAGAAGGAAAAGaccatttatttcaaaaatttaaaaagtttcagtgtgtttgaagAATTGACATAGTTTAAATTGTGGAATTATGCCCCTTTCTCTGGGGTTAggaatttatttatacattacattttgaaattgtcTGTTGGCATGATTCTTCTCCTTGTGTAATATAAGTAATGTAAACTTTTAATCCATACCTGACATTTCTAAACTACATGGTTAGTCAGTCATGCaatgtttttgaaacatttacatttcagcatttcccTCTTGCTCCTGAAAGGCTAAGCTTTGCCCTGCGTTGGTATTTCTTTCCCCTGGTGTCTATACTTTGTTGAGCTATCATCACCACCACTACCACAATGGAACTGAACAGAGGTGCTGTTAGAGCATATCACATTCTAGGCATGAAGGCATTTGAATTGCATAATTTCAGATTGTCTCTAGGGTCTTTGTTTCAGTAAACTTCAAAGAAATAGGGGCTTTCAGTGTAAATTTTCATCCATGAACTGCCCTCTGTGCTTTTGGTTCAgagtgtgtatactgtatgtatgtgtggtaaCACCATTTTGAATGTTCAACAAAGCCATATCTTGAAAATTCATCCATTATCGGCCTTCTatgatgtttaaaaatgtttaccattatcatcattttcccaaaaacaagaacataaaCCGGCTCTTTCACTTAACcaataaattctaaaaaaatagtaaatattAATACTTATATCTATAACAATTGTTGGCTAGCTCTCAAGaggaatacattaaaaaaaaataaataaaataaaatgatggcTAGGCTGAATGTTTCCATTGGTAAGTTGAGTTCTACCTCACCTCAGTGTTAATGCAGCATCACACTCCCCATAATTTCAGTGGGGTCCTGCCTCATAATGTGATGTTGTATCTACTAACGTAAGTCAAACTATGAGGCAAAATGTGACCTGGTAGAAACCAAATGgaacaacattaaaaaacaaacaaacaaaacaaatgagcacatacacactcaaacacaaattGTCACACAAATCTTTATCTACAGGCTActatctgctgtgtgtgtgagtgtaatgaTTTTGCTTGGAAAGAGGGGGAactgtgtttgtactgtttAGAGGAAATTGCAGCTGTGATTTTCACCCAGTGCAGATAGTTCTCTAAGCTGCATGGCATATTGATTTCTTGTTGTGAAGTGCGCTGTTCAAGCCCCATTTAAGATTTTCATCTCGCATGTAGCCCTGAGCACATCAAGGCACCATAAATTAGGGAAATTGCACATTTATCACACATGTTATTCTAAAATACTTTGTGAACGTGACGGCTGGAAGATCTACAGTGTTGCTTAACAAGCCTGGCTCCCTCGGCCGGGGTAACGGCCAGGTCAACGGGACACACCTGTGATTTAGACACATGccagtatttttcacattagtTTTGTGGAGAATTTACTGGTCTCCTTCAATTAGCATGTCTAATGGGACTGCTTCCAAGGTTGAGCTGTTCAGGATGTAAATTATATGGCATGTAAATAAAAAGGGTGGGGTAAAGAAATCCTTTCAAGCTCAAAGCCATTTCCCCTCAACGTACAACATAGGGATTGCACCATCAGCGGCAGTGTGAATCAATCTCAGCCCATTGTGGCAGCATTACACCAATAAAGCCATCTGAACCTCAGTGTGCCTCATACAAAAGGATAAACTCGAAACAGCTTAAAGGCGCAgattgtgtgttctgtgtatcCTGGGATGTTGACATTCACACAGTAGGATGTTTGAAAAAACTGTGTTACTTCATGTGCAAAAAACACAGTGTAAATACCCCtgacaaaaacagcttttaccaTCTTACAGCCGTTTGCATACAGCACAAGACCACATACCTTTCTTCCATGACCACTTATGGACTGAAGAACCCTAACGTCTATTCTGTGCagacaatttaaaaagacaaaataatttgGGTGTTTCAGAAATGTTATACAGGATTGTactaaaatgcataaatacctTCCACTTCACCTACGAATACCTACCTACCAAATACATATTCCACATATAACCATAAGTGCAGGTATTTGATTAAactgaaatacacatacacCATAAGCACTCTTTGTGCTAGCTCTATTAAACCCTCAAATAGAACTGAACTTCAATGGAGatttgcattgtgggtatttttaaaaataaaaaggcaagtTCTCATCAGAGTGGCCTCACACTGTGTATTGCTCATTTATGATTGTGGAGAAAATGATAAGAACAGGGGGACTGCAAATGATTGCTACACATTGTCTCTCACATGGTTGCTTTGTGCCTTAATAAACGCTGCAAATGCTGGTCCGCTAGAtgtgaaaaggaaggaaaatggCTTCCTTACACTTCAATTTCACGCATATTTTCTTTGTAACTAATGAGAGCTTTAAATACAGCGCCAGACTTACGGGTTGTGCCGCTGACATtttcagacacaacagcacCTTGTCAGTTTGGATGAAGTTCTACCTGCACAGTGGTGGTGGCAGGCCTGACGAGGAACATATTCAACAACTtaacaaagaaaacaggcattaaaaaaagaaacaaacattccTCCCCCCTTCCATTTGGTGACTGTCCTGATGTTATTTCATTCCTCCCAGCCTTTCAATGATCAGCCAGACACTACCTAAAGCCCTGAGCTATTCTGCAGAATGCAAAATTGTTTTAAGTTGATGTAAAACAAAACTTCCAATTCGCAAGATCttcattgcatcatttttgtTATCCTCAGTTAAGCACAAAGAAGTCACACAAAATGGAAGTCACAGCTTATTTAAGTATTATGAATATCATGACAATGAGACGCCCGAGTTTATTCAATTATTGCGTATATGCAGTCTGGAAAGGGGTGAGGGGTGCAGTTTATTCTATTTAATTTTTGACATATTTACAAGTAAAAGCATGATTGTGTCAtgttattaacaaaaaaacGTACGTGCGagatacattatttttttcccccacactggGTCTATTCCCGATGAGGAACTATTAACTTCATAACTACTGTGTTAAACAGGTTAATAATTACGATATGAGGGATATGATTACAATATTAAGGTGACTGGCTATGAGTTCTACACTTTGACCTAAAATTTAGTTGACACTTAGTTAACAAAGTTGTTAAAGGACATAACTTACACCCAGAGGATTATGAGTTTAAATCCCAAATGGGACAATGCTGCTTTACCCTCAAATACATGGCATTTAACCTAACCATGTTTTACTGATATgttaaaacacaatgcaaaatatatGGTTGTACTATACATGAGGTAAGCTCAGGGAGACACAGGAACTAACCTGCAAAGTTGCTGACTATGGCCTCTCACCTTGCAGTTGTCTCCCTTCTGGACATTGTCTTGGGAGGGAGCAGATAACATACTAGTATGGTTCCTTGGCATTTGGTTCTTAAATGCATTGTGTCAAGATGGGGAAGTGACCAAAGACAGTGAATTTCACACTGGTTGATGATCTGTGACCCTGTATGCTGGCACCTTTCTCAGGTCAATTTGGGAACTCCTAAGGCAGCCCCAGGGGGAGGCCCTTTGCTGAGGCATCTGGTGATTTGCATGCATCAAGCTTCGTCTGCAAGGCCTCGCACACTCGTCAAACGCCCGTCACCCACAGACACTAAACACAATTTTACTTTTACGTGCTCATTAGCCATAGTACATTGCAGACAAAATTATGAGCCCTGACACACAAAATTATTGcaaaaaacatcttttaatGCTGCTGTAGAAAAAAGGTTATATGAAGTCATATAATGGGTGCTTCATtgtcaacaacaaaaacagggcACAGAGTGCATaacagtgtctgtgctgtttacaTGCCAATATTTTACACATAGATTTTCATacgctgtcagctgtcagttACTTCTGCAAATTAATTGCCAAAAATGTAGTAGAACTGTCAATCTGTGTGCTGGTAACCATAGTTACGTTTCATGTCCATAAAAGATAATGCTGCAGTATGGAATTATTGGAGAGTAATTAGACAGAACAAAAAAGTTACCAATCTAAAAGGCATTCTACAATATGAAATGACAACCAAGAGTGCTTATAAATAAGAGATTACATCATGGAATGCCTCATAACTTTATAAAGTAACATCTTTTGTACAAACTTTCTTTTAATGTTCAAGAAATACAGTACAGCTTTGTACTAGAGGTTTAACCCTTTGAGCACGAGGTGGAAATAAAAGTTTTATGTGAACATTTCTATTTATATCATTTGattaaataacatatttataaaactATTGTgcaaaacaatttaattaatgtCTTCATATATTGTGCACCAGTAGATAGTCATAATcatcttaaattaaaaatataaaaatgatgcaTAATTTAGACAGGAActggtttatatttttatatatacatttttacatagaCCTGAATTCATAAAGGCCCCTGAATCAATGAAAATCAAGACTGCAGTTTTGGATTCATACACCCATATGCAACATATACACCTGTACAAGAATTGAATGTTGGACTGTTGTCTTTGTGTATATTCTTGTATTGAATAATTAGGCCAATTTTTTATCTCATTCATTTCTCCTTAATATTGGTTTTGGAAAACTTAATGTCGAAGTGCTTTGCCGTACTCAGAGGGTTAAATGTTAGATGCTGATACCAGCACACTTAGGTCACAttaacaaaaagagaaaagaaaagtgcACCAGATTTAGTTATTAAATGCTTAACTAAATTGTCCATTAACGCATGCAGCTTAATGCATCTCGAGGATGCAAAGAAACTAAATCCAATTTACACAAATTCCAAACACATAccacttcattttaaatgttcttttttttccttcatttttttaccAGTAACAACAGCTGATTATGCAGCGCCTCTATATTAAACACTGTACAGTTAGAAAGGAaagatcttttaaaaaaaaaagggaaaaaggttTTGGGCCAGAGCAAGTCTCCTCTGGAGATAAATCAAGACCATGTGCCGAAACTAAACAGTAGTTTTATGGCAtctttgtgcagttttttttttttctttcatgtttttttttgtttccttttttttttaaaaatgtcacttaaaagaagagacagaggaaacgCACAATGAGTCCCAGGATGGCGCTACTGCTTTTCCATCTCACAAACGTATAGGAGGTGATCCTCAGGAGACTTTCCGTGGGTCTTGCTGAGGTGTAGCTTAACGGCGTGTTTGCTTGCAAACGTCCGGTTGCAGAGCTTGCACTGGTAGGAGGTGCCATTGCCCTCGTCCTcaggggagggggatggggagggggtagAGAGCAGTTTCTCAGACAGGCCCTTGGTGTGCCGTGCAATCTGGCTGCTGAGTTGGTCACCGGACAGCTTGGCCAGGTCCCTCAGCCTAAAGCCCAGGTGTGACTCCAAGTGGTTGATGTATGTGGAGGGGGTACGAATCTGGGAGGCGCAGTCATTACAGAAGAACACAGGGTGACCAGAGTCCAGGTTTTTCAGGAACTTGGTCCCACCTGTCCTCCTCAGCTGGTACTTGACATTTGCCAGCCAATGGCTGATGGTGGTCATGGACAGGCCGGTGAACCGGGAGATGTGCATCCGTTCTTGAGGGCTGAGGTCTGACATGACGTACTTCCCCTCAGATGTTTGCCGTAGGCTGGCAGCAAACTGAGCCTGCAAGATCAGCAGGTGCTGGGGATTCCAGTTGGACTGTCGGCCTTTGCGTTTCTGGGCTGGGGagctctcctctgcctcctccaggGTCGCGCCCTCCACGTCGGACCTCTCCGACAGGCTGGTAGGTGTGGAGGACTTTGACGTGTGACTCTCTGTCAGGTTCCTCAGCATGTCAGAGATGTCTGACAGGGCATTCTCACGCAGTGGAGAATTTGACATGAATGACACGACTGCAGATGTCTTTGCCGTTGTCACAGCAGATGAGGGAGAGGCAGACGACGAAGTCGACGTGGATGACAGGAGAGCTGAACCCAAAGAGCAGCTTTTGTCACTCTTGCCTTTCGTCAAATCTATTGGCTGGTCATTGTTGACATGATAGAAATAGCGGTCCAAATGCTCAGTTTTTTTGGTCTGCACGGGTGGGGTGGCGACTGCAGCCTTTTCGGCCAAGCTGTTGCTCATTTTGAAGAGCATGCTCATGGGGTCTAGTGCAGGCAAGGCTGGTTTGGCAGCTTTGCCTAGGTGCACATTCATAACAGACTGAAGTGCACTCAATGGGTTGACGAAGGGTTGTTCAGGTGGGTGGTCGGTAATAATGGCAGTACTGCCACACAGAGTGGAGGCAGGGAGCTTCACAGAGTCTGTTCCATTCTCCAGTGACTCTTTAGCCAGGGTGTCACTGTTAGGATCTTTGTGGCTGCCTCCACTGCTCTCTGGGGTTTTAGCACGCCTTTCTTTGGGAGAGTCCCCTCTAATTGACTCCCCAGCTTCACTACTGCAGGGGGAGGGTGTGGCATGCCTCAGGGGGGAGGCCTTCACCTCAGGCTCCTTCATCTTCTCTTCCACTTTAGCCACTTTCTCAGTGACTTTCTTTACCAGTTCCTCCATGGCATGAAAGTTATTTTTGGGCAGAGGAGAGGTCTGGCTGCTGGGAGGGGAGATCAGAGGTTGGCTTTTGGTGGGGGACAGGACCTCTCCTCCTGTAAACATGTACTTCAACGGAGAGTTTTTCCCTGAGCCCAGAGAAAGCTTCATAATGTTGGGCAGCTGGTATGCCGCATGGATACTGGGGTAACCCCCCCAGCTGGGGGCACCATTCTGTGCTTTGTTGATAGCTGACGTAACAGTGTTCTCCAGTGACTTGAGGATGTCAAACCCCCCCTTTGGACTCTCCTCGAGGTCTTCTTCTGTTAGGTAGTGGTATTTGGAGGAGATGTCaaatttctcctcctcttcatcattCATCTTCTTGTCTTTGCTGCCAACCTCCTTTGTGCACTCcacttctttctcctccttctttaTCTCTGCAGACAGCTTGGGTGAGATGCTGGTGGGTGGGGGCACAGGTGGAGGGGAGAATGCAGTGGCGGCCAGCGGCACTGACTGGACTTTCTCCTCAGCAGGAGTAGATGGCATGGGCATAGGTGGGGACTCCATGATGGGCTTTCCTTTCTTAATAGCTGAGTTGGTCACCTTTATGAAGTGGCCTGTTACCATCATGTGGGCAGTAAGCTCCTGCAGAGTGTCATGAGAGCTTCCACACTCCATACATTTGAGGATCTGTGACTTCCGTGACTCAAACTGCCAGGCATAGCTGGCACCATTTTGATGTCCATAGCGGTTGTTGGGGGTGATGTAGGGATTGGAGGCCTTCTGTAGGACATCACTGGTGTCTGTCAACGAGGGTTTCGGGGTTCCTGCTGAGGAGTCTGGGGAGCTGGGGAGGTCTAACTCTATGGGTGCCCTCTTTCGGGCAGATGAGATAATTTTGGCGGCCACAGGGGTTACGGGCTCCTTGAGAGGCACTTTCTGGTAGTGTTTGGTCTTGATCATATGGACGCTGAGGTCCTGTAAAGACTCAAAAGAATGGCCGCAGTACATGCACTTGAGGACTTTCTGAGCATCCtcttttccctccatctccagGAGGGAGCGTTTGCGTGGTTTGGACCATCGTTTGGTGCCATTGCTGTCTGTCTCATGGTTATCATCGCGATAGTGCCCAGTTTCATTCATATGCACTGTCAGCTCAACTAGAGTGTCGTACGCAGCACTGCAGTCCTTGCAACGGAACTTGCTGGCACCACTGAAGATAGAGCCGTATAGTTTGGTGCTCTGGCGATAGAGCTGCACGGTGCTGAAGAGACTGGGCTCAGGGTGAAGCCGACTCTGAGACACCTGCTGCAGGGTCTTCGCCACTGCGGACTGGTGCCAGTCATAGCTGCCGctgccacagctgctgctgctgctgctactactactgctgctgctccgcTGTGGCTTCTCTGTGGCAGGCTGGGTGAGATTCAGGCTAAGGGATGACCAGTAGGAGTTGGTCAGGAAGCTGGTATAGATGGCCTTCATCTGCTCCAAGCTGTCTGGACCCTGTGGAGCATCCTCACTGGGCGTGGCTGTGGTCAAGGGCTCTTTGGCCATTTCCTCCTCATTTTTCACAGAAGCGCTCTCAAAATCGGACATGCGGTCACTGGACTCGCTGAGGTGCGATTCACTGTCCATCTCATGGCTGGAGAACTCGGCTGCCGGGGACCCCTGGTAGCCCTGGCCGTCTTTGATGAGGAAGTCCTTCTCTGAACACATGTACTTAACTGGGGGTTCCTCCTCAGCAGCTGAGTCATCTGCTTCCACATCCTCGTCCAACAGAGCAGCCTCCCTCAGCTCATCAGGAACATAGGCTgtaagaaaaagagagagtctGTGAAGTACACTCCACCAGGAGCCACCACAACATACCTtgataaaaatatcaaacattaaTGTCCTCTCCAAATTCTGACAGACAAAATAATCATTCTCAAATCATCTGAAATCACCCACTGTTATGTAATTCTCCTTTGGTAATCCCCCCTCTTATATTCATGTTATTGGCTAAGTGGAATAAAGTTTTCTTCCtgtcttcttcattttttattgcagaaaaaaatcccctcTCTTCAAACATAATTTGCCACCTTATTCTTCTCAAGGGGCAACAGCTTgaa encodes the following:
- the tshz3b gene encoding teashirt homolog 3b, producing MPRRKQQAPRRAAAYVPDELREAALLDEDVEADDSAAEEEPPVKYMCSEKDFLIKDGQGYQGSPAAEFSSHEMDSESHLSESSDRMSDFESASVKNEEEMAKEPLTTATPSEDAPQGPDSLEQMKAIYTSFLTNSYWSSLSLNLTQPATEKPQRSSSSSSSSSSSSCGSGSYDWHQSAVAKTLQQVSQSRLHPEPSLFSTVQLYRQSTKLYGSIFSGASKFRCKDCSAAYDTLVELTVHMNETGHYRDDNHETDSNGTKRWSKPRKRSLLEMEGKEDAQKVLKCMYCGHSFESLQDLSVHMIKTKHYQKVPLKEPVTPVAAKIISSARKRAPIELDLPSSPDSSAGTPKPSLTDTSDVLQKASNPYITPNNRYGHQNGASYAWQFESRKSQILKCMECGSSHDTLQELTAHMMVTGHFIKVTNSAIKKGKPIMESPPMPMPSTPAEEKVQSVPLAATAFSPPPVPPPTSISPKLSAEIKKEEKEVECTKEVGSKDKKMNDEEEEKFDISSKYHYLTEEDLEESPKGGFDILKSLENTVTSAINKAQNGAPSWGGYPSIHAAYQLPNIMKLSLGSGKNSPLKYMFTGGEVLSPTKSQPLISPPSSQTSPLPKNNFHAMEELVKKVTEKVAKVEEKMKEPEVKASPLRHATPSPCSSEAGESIRGDSPKERRAKTPESSGGSHKDPNSDTLAKESLENGTDSVKLPASTLCGSTAIITDHPPEQPFVNPLSALQSVMNVHLGKAAKPALPALDPMSMLFKMSNSLAEKAAVATPPVQTKKTEHLDRYFYHVNNDQPIDLTKGKSDKSCSLGSALLSSTSTSSSASPSSAVTTAKTSAVVSFMSNSPLRENALSDISDMLRNLTESHTSKSSTPTSLSERSDVEGATLEEAEESSPAQKRKGRQSNWNPQHLLILQAQFAASLRQTSEGKYVMSDLSPQERMHISRFTGLSMTTISHWLANVKYQLRRTGGTKFLKNLDSGHPVFFCNDCASQIRTPSTYINHLESHLGFRLRDLAKLSGDQLSSQIARHTKGLSEKLLSTPSPSPSPEDEGNGTSYQCKLCNRTFASKHAVKLHLSKTHGKSPEDHLLYVCEMEKQ